One genomic segment of Erythrolamprus reginae isolate rEryReg1 chromosome 2, rEryReg1.hap1, whole genome shotgun sequence includes these proteins:
- the CLK4 gene encoding dual specificity protein kinase CLK4 isoform X3 produces MLEWFEHHGHACIVFELLGLSTYDFIKENSFLPFSIEIVRKMAFQICQSINFLHHNKLTHTDLKPENILFVESDYIVKYNCKMRRDEHTLKNTDIKVVDFGSATYDNEHHSTLVSTCQYRAPEVILALGWSQPCDVWSIGCILIEYYLGFTVFQTRDSKEHLATRERILGPLPVHMIKKSGKHYFHHNQLDWDEQSSAGHYVRRRCKPLKEFMHCNDKDHENLFDLIRKMLEYDPANRITLDEALQHHFFDSLKAR; encoded by the exons ATGTTGGAATGGTTTGAACATCATGGTCATGCCTGCATTGTATTTGAACTGCTGGGACTCAGTACTTATgattttattaaagaaaatagTTTTTTGCCATTCTCTATTGAAATAGTTAGGAAGATGGCTTTTCAGATTTGTCAGTCCATAAACT tCTTGCATCACAATAAGTTGACTCATACAGATCTAAAACCTGAAAACATTTTATTTGTAGAGTCTGATTATATAGTAAAGTACAATTGTAAAATG AGGCGAGATGAACATACCCTGAAAAACACAGATATTAAAGTTGTAGACTTTGGTAGTGCAACTTATGATAATGAACATCACAGCACTTTAGTCTCTACATGTCAGTATAGAGCACCTGAAGTTATACTTG CACTTGGTTGGTCTCAGCCCTGTGATGTCTGGAGCATAGGCTGCATTTTGATTGAATATTATCTTGGCTTCACTGTCTTCCAG acACGTGACAGTAAGGAACACCTGGCAACGAGGGAGAGGATACTTGGGCCTTTACCAGTGCACATGATTAAAAAATCAGG GAAACATTACTTTCATCATAATCAACTGGACTGGGATGAACAAAGTTCTGCAGGCCATTATGTTAGGAGACGATGCAAGCCACTAAAG GAATTTATGCATTGTAATGATAAAGACCATGAGAATCTTTTTGATCTCATCCGCAAGATGTTAGAATATGATCCAGCCAACAGAATAACTCTAGATGAAGCCTTGCAACATCACTTCTTTGATTCCCTAAAAGCTAGATAG
- the LOC139159423 gene encoding uncharacterized protein: MGCTRFCLAMSDLAKAGGKRTKKSVRPLQMDSDLMSPIPDIRDPTPQPSKAERRRDLTLQRLHERAARALSPTPRIPNQAPATITPSGSAGTLAASVWGPAGLPNQNLIPDTSRPPVPLSPTILIAPPVQPGPSSEVSQQIPQVTPPPEVHPSSSSTFDAAAIQRWIDSAIQRSIELKLSTLTTTIPSRPVPAPPVAPLSLAASILRPTQDSWSDSSAEESDSSDKEPPEGGHAGLSEDEEASPALPISAALFPAELFSTILLKARSTAGLTAPPTQAQPSASQVETLWNPYTEEQDIIPAPPLFVETITKQCLNPAAGPAPSNLEKRFFNVAPELASFLEPPAIDFSVLALHSSENLPGKEEDLLKGEDRKIDQLLQKSHQSAAWAIKGATTSSFFARSMLIYIRQLQEQIPASDISAQQSLNKMFATCQLLADTTLYTSRFAAKTMASSIAARRMTWLKKWQVDIKHKWRFATAEYKGKNLFGDVLEPFLIDSKDKKKILPSSQRKSSQRPSPYYRRPFRQTDQSFSYYRSSAQQSYKPHNFQDKNSRGRGTKRPFRGSAGSRQGRRGPKIPDVVEVRSHRGRYPVPILPHRNHHHGRQSVGMGSSLRPAAGSGPLGRKPVFLPHQLAGVTHSFPGPQELQPPDCRTGRPHQDRQYGHQGTYQPSRGHQVQDSDARGQEDRPLGRETLVLSPIGTHIGDRQHTGGCPQPGNSKANGVEIRSESFSANLNEVRQTINRSVCFPSQHPTSPLLLPLPVPGGGELRCPPLSLAQGTTVRFSSITYPSPSHPQDIGGASGGNIDSSLMAQATLVCGLKNVVGGGAMANTSEPSTALPGVPPTPGPRQVPLDRLAFERSVLRSQDFDNDVIDYIHKARKPSTERIYSSTWKTFSSWCESQGLSPIRIPLSKVLKFLKHGLDKGLSPNTIKRQTAALSSIIACDTWISLAHVPLVSRFLRGVSNSHPPVVHRFPTWDLPKVLYSLTEPPYEPLQEASLRYLSFKVSFLIAITTARRISELAALSVREDLCLFHQDKVVLRLDPSFLPKINSIFHRSQDIILPTFCSRPSHPSERRWHTLDVRRALRVYLKRTRPIRQSEALFIFFSPQKIGLKASSSTIGRWIRGAIAKAYDVEGVQRPLGITAHSTRSAASSAAWATQCPLEDLCKAATWTSLTPFIRHYKIDKFASAQAAFGRRVLQQVVEVAHPSGQ, translated from the exons atgggttgtactcgctt cTGTCTTGCCATGTCAGACCTAGCTAAAGCAGGAGGGAAAAGAACCAAAAAATCTGTCAGACCCCTACAAATGGATTCTGATCTCATGTCCCCTATTCCAGACATCAGGGACCCTACCCCTCAACCTTCGAAAGCAGAGAGGCGTAGAGATCTTACCCTACAACGCCTCCATGAGAGAGCAGCTAGGGCTCTTTcccctactcccagaattcctaatcagGCTCCAGCTACTATTACCCCTTCTGGGTCTGCTGGAACTCTGGCTGCCAGCGTTTGGGGCCCAGCTGGTTTGCCAAATCAAAATTTGATCCCAGACACTTCTAGACCCCCAGTTCCTCTTTCTCCTACGATTCTCATTGCACCTCCAGTTCAACCTGGCCCTTCCTCAGAGGTCTCTCAACAGATACCTCAAGTGACGCCTCCCCCAGAAGTCCACCCTTCCTCTTCATCAACCTTTGATGCAGCAGCTATCCAGAGGTGGATTGATTCAGCAATTCAACGCAGCATTGAACTTAAGCTTAGCACCTTAACCACTACCATTCCTTCTAGACCAGTACCTGCGCCACCAGTGGCCCCTCTTTCCCTTGCTGCCTCTATCCTCAGACCTACCCAAGATTCTTGGTCTGACTCCTCGGCTGAGGAGTCGGATTCTTCTGACAAGGAACCTCCAGAGGGGGGTCATGCCGGTCTGTCTGAGGATgaagaagcttctccagcatTGCCTATATCAGCAGCCTTATTCCCAGCAGAGTTATTTTCTACCATTTTGTTGAAGGCTCGTTCAACTGCGGGGCTCACAGCTCCGCCCACTCAAGCCCAACCTTCTGCTTCCCAAGTGGAGACCCTTTGGAATCCTTACACGGAGGAGCAAGACATAATACCGGCCCCGCCACTCTTCGTAGAGACTATTACTAAACAATGCCTAAATCCGGCAGCAGGTCCAGCTCCTTCTAATCTAGAGAAGAGATTTTTTAATGTAGCTCCGGAGCTCGCCTCTTTCCTAGAGCCCCCCGCTATAGACTTCTCAGTTCTTGCCCTGCATTCTTCAGAGAACCTgccgggaaaggaggaggatcttCTAAAGGGAGAAGACCGTAAAATTGATCAGCTCCTGCAGAAGAGTCATCAATCCGCTGCTTGGGCAATTAAAGGAGCTACAACCTCTTCCTTTTTCGCCAGGTCCATGCTCATCTATATCAGACAGTTGCAGGAACAGATTCCGGCTTCTGACATCTCAGCCCAACAAAGCCTGAACAAGATGTTTGCCACCTGTCAACTACTTGCGGATACTACTCTTTATACATCACGGTTTGCAGCCAAAACCATGGCCTCCTCAATAGCGGCCAGGAGGATGACTTGGCTGAAGAAGTGGCAAGTGGATATTAAACACAAGTGGCGTTTTgctacagcagaatacaagggtaAGAACCTTTTCGGTGATGTCCTGGAGCCCTTCCTCATCGATtctaaggacaaaaagaagatcCTACCCTCAAGCCAGAGGAAATCTTCTCAACGTCCATCTCCTTACTATCGTCGACCTTTTCGTCAGACTGATCAATCCTTCTCCTACTACAGAAGCTCAGCTCAACAGAGCTACAAACCTCACAATTTCCAGGACAAGAACTCTAGAGGCAGAGGAACCAAACGGCCCTTTCGCGGATCTGCAGGAAGCCGTCAGGGCCGAAGAG GTCCAAAGATCCCTGACGTGGTGGAAGTCCGAAGCCATCGAGGACGGTACCCTGTTCCGATCCTCCCCCACCGTAACCATCACCACGGACGCCAGTCTGTCGGGATGGGGAGCTCATTGCGGCCAGCAGCAGGCTCAGGGCCTTTGGGACGCAAGCCAGTCTTCCTGccccatcaactggctggagttaCACACAGTTTTCCTGGCCCTCAAGAGCTTCAGCCACCTGATTGCCGGACAGGACGTCCTCATCAGGACCGACAATATGGCCACCAAGGCACATATCAACCgtcaagggggcaccaggtccaggACTCTGATGCTAGAGGCCAAGAAGATCggcctctgggcagagagacacttGTCCTCTCTCCGATCGGAACACATATCGGGGACAGACAACATACAGGCGGATGCCCTCAGCCGGGCAACAGTAAAGCAAACGGAGTGGAAATTAGATCCGAGAGTTTTTCAGCAAATCTCAATGAGGTTCGGCAAACCATTAATAGATCTGTTTGCTTCCCCTCTCAACACCCaacttccccgcttcttctcccgcttcccgtccCGGGGGGCGGAGAACTACGATGCCCTCCACTGTCCCTGGCCCAGGGGACTACTGTACGCTTTTCCTCCATTACCTATCCTTCCCCAAGTCATCCACAAGATATTGGAGGAGCAAGCGGAGGTAATATTGATAGCTCCCTTATGGCCCAGGCAACCCTGGTTTGCGGACTTAAAAATGTTgtcggtggtggagccatggcaaATACCAGTGAACCCTCAACTGCTCTCCCAGGGGTCCCTCCTACACCCGGACCCAGGCAGGTGCCGCTTGACCGCCTGGCTTTTGAGCGGAGCGTCCTGAGGAGTCAGGATTTTGACAACGATGTCATTGATTATATTCATAAGGCTCGCAAACCTTCCACGGAGCGTATTTACTCCTCAACCTGGAAAACCTTTAGCTCCTGGTGTGAGTCCCAAGGATTGTCTCCAATTCGCATTCCCCTCTCAAAGGTCCTTAAATTTCTAAAACATGGCCTAGATAAGGGTCTCTCTCCGAATACCATTAAGCGGCAAACTGCAGCTCTTTCCTCCATCATCGCTTGTGACACCTGGATATCCCTTGCTCATGTTCCTTTGGTGTCCAGATTCCTCAGGGGCGTTTCCAACTCGCACCCCCCTGTGGTCCACCGTTTCCCCACTTGGGACCTCCCAAAGGTGTTGTATTCGTTAACAGAGCCTCCTTATGAGCCTCTACAAGAGGCTTCTCTACGATATCTCTCCTTCAAGGTATCTTTCCTAATTGCCATCACAACGGCCAGACGGATATCCGAATTAGCAGCATTATCTGTCAGAGAGGACCTATGCCTTTTTCACCAAGACAAAGTAGTCCTCCGCCTTGACCCGTCCTTTCTCCCCAAAATCAATTCAATTTTCCACCGGAGTCAGGACATTATTCTACCAACCTTCTGCTCCCGACCTTCTCACCCTTCGGAACGCAGATGGCACACGCTTGACGTGAGGAGAGCTCTTCGTGTTTACTTGAAAAGAACACGGCCCATCAGGCAATCTGAGgccctgtttatttttttctcccctcaaaAGATCGGCCTCAAAGCTTCTTCGTCCACCATTGGTCGATGGATCCGTGGGGCCATTGCCAAAGCCTATGACGTAGAGGGCGTCCAGAGGCCTCTAGGTATAACCGCACACTCCACTAGGAGTGCGGCTTCCTCGGCGGCCTGGGCCACTCAATGCCCCCTGGAGGACTTATGCAAGGCGGCTACCTGGACCTCTCTCACTCCTTTTATCCGCCACTATAAGATCGATAAATTTGCCTCAGCACAGGCGGCCTTTGGGCGGAGGGTCCTACAACAAGTAGTGGAAGTTGCCCATCCCTCGGGACAATAA